A region of Pyxidicoccus parkwaysis DNA encodes the following proteins:
- a CDS encoding MerR family transcriptional regulator → MNIGELARLTGCSARSIRHYEKAGLVTSHRRSNGYRDFDAEAVPQVMQVARMIRLGFSLEEISTFPPCMLRRVTTSICPDALAAHRERLAEVDRQLFDLARLRERLLEALNANAPPPLNPSQQGRNA, encoded by the coding sequence ATGAACATTGGAGAACTCGCCCGGCTCACGGGCTGCAGCGCGCGCTCCATCCGTCACTACGAGAAGGCCGGGCTCGTCACCTCGCACCGGCGGAGCAACGGCTACCGCGACTTCGATGCGGAGGCGGTGCCCCAGGTGATGCAGGTGGCCCGGATGATTCGCCTGGGCTTCTCGCTGGAGGAGATCTCCACCTTCCCGCCGTGCATGCTCCGGCGCGTCACCACCTCCATCTGCCCGGACGCGCTCGCGGCCCACCGCGAGCGCCTGGCGGAGGTCGACCGGCAGCTCTTCGACCTCGCGCGCCTGCGCGAGCGGCTCCTCGAGGCGCTGAATGCGAATGCGCCGCCACCCCTCAATCCCTCTCAGCAAGGACGCAACGCATGA
- a CDS encoding Crp/Fnr family transcriptional regulator, with the protein MSFVRRRPSEAELGFFRAAVRRLGVTNREAEAHLSAADVPRSTVLLSTGDVPDLSGLVVSGVVREYYLQPDGTEHTRHFALAGDAFGSISDAIAGRPVRAEVCVESDAVVLLLPWPVIEQLAARSREWERCRHRIVEELLVRRSTREYELLALDAMGRYLSLLEQHPRIEEAVPQRHIASYLGITPVHLSRLRRRRRLGSRANPGTGRARR; encoded by the coding sequence GTGAGCTTCGTTCGTCGCCGTCCATCTGAAGCAGAGCTCGGGTTCTTCCGGGCCGCAGTGCGGCGGCTCGGTGTCACGAACCGCGAGGCCGAGGCGCACCTGAGCGCCGCGGACGTGCCGCGCTCCACCGTCCTCCTGTCCACGGGGGACGTGCCGGACCTCTCGGGGCTCGTCGTCTCGGGAGTCGTGCGCGAGTACTACCTGCAGCCCGACGGCACGGAGCACACGCGCCACTTCGCGCTCGCGGGTGACGCCTTCGGCTCCATCTCGGATGCCATTGCCGGGAGGCCAGTGCGAGCCGAGGTGTGCGTCGAGAGTGACGCAGTGGTGTTGCTGCTGCCGTGGCCGGTCATCGAGCAGCTCGCTGCGCGCTCACGCGAGTGGGAGCGCTGCCGTCACCGCATCGTCGAGGAGCTCCTCGTACGCCGCTCCACCCGCGAGTACGAGCTGCTCGCGCTCGACGCAATGGGGCGCTACCTCTCGCTGCTCGAGCAGCATCCGCGAATCGAGGAGGCGGTGCCGCAGCGGCACATCGCTTCGTATCTCGGCATCACCCCGGTCCACCTGAGCCGTCTCCGGCGCCGCCGCCGGCTCGGCTCCCGAGCGAATCCAGGAACCGGGCGAGCTCGGCGTTGA
- a CDS encoding alpha/beta fold hydrolase, whose translation MNRRDVMKTALLGTALLPGLRAAAAPRASEKRRGGRTFLLVHGAWHNALHWTRVTEALSSRGHQVVAIDLPGHGLNARFPASYLTGDTARFSEERSPQADLRLEDFAAAVVSVLEKLRGGPKPVLVGHSAGGTVITRVGELAPQLIGRLVYLSAFCPLQRGSASAYGALPEGRTVYGEKLFIGDPGKLGVVRINPRGDAAYLKDLREGFYQDVDEAGFLPFALTLTPDLPLSLWTSEVGATRERWGRIPRSYIRCAQDRAIVPALQDLMIREADAFTPGNAFTVDTLESSHSPFASQPEKLAALLAGLP comes from the coding sequence ATGAATCGTCGTGACGTGATGAAGACTGCCCTCCTGGGCACGGCCCTGCTCCCGGGACTCCGTGCCGCGGCCGCCCCACGGGCCTCGGAGAAGCGCAGGGGAGGGCGGACGTTCCTCCTGGTGCACGGCGCCTGGCACAACGCTCTGCATTGGACTCGCGTCACGGAGGCGCTCTCTTCGCGAGGGCACCAGGTGGTGGCCATCGACCTTCCAGGGCATGGCCTCAACGCGCGCTTCCCCGCGTCGTACCTGACGGGTGACACGGCGCGGTTCTCCGAGGAGCGCTCGCCGCAGGCGGACCTCCGCCTGGAGGACTTCGCGGCGGCGGTGGTGTCGGTGCTCGAGAAGCTGCGGGGCGGACCGAAGCCCGTGCTCGTGGGCCACAGCGCGGGCGGCACCGTCATCACCCGGGTGGGAGAGCTGGCGCCGCAGCTCATCGGCCGGCTGGTGTACCTGAGCGCGTTCTGCCCGCTGCAGCGCGGGAGCGCCAGCGCCTACGGCGCGCTCCCCGAGGGCCGCACCGTCTACGGTGAGAAGCTCTTCATCGGCGACCCGGGAAAGCTGGGCGTGGTGCGCATCAACCCGCGCGGCGACGCGGCATACCTGAAGGACCTGCGCGAGGGCTTCTACCAGGACGTGGACGAGGCGGGCTTCCTGCCCTTCGCGCTCACCCTCACGCCGGACCTCCCGCTGTCCCTCTGGACCTCGGAGGTCGGCGCGACGCGGGAGCGCTGGGGCCGCATCCCACGCAGCTACATCCGCTGCGCCCAGGACCGCGCCATCGTCCCCGCGCTCCAGGACCTGATGATTCGCGAGGCGGATGCCTTCACGCCCGGCAACGCCTTCACCGTCGACACGCTCGAGTCCTCGCACTCGCCGTTCGCCTCGCAGCCGGAGAAGCTCGCCGCGCTCCTGGCGGGCCTGCCCTGA
- a CDS encoding polysaccharide lyase — protein sequence MRAKNLGIAVGASLLVFGLVAEAAVIFHNTGTLAGWSSTNHEHNGSLLEVTNVTYEGPTAIKATQVYDASYTGRYHSEVVKNNVYRRGDTGFYGFAFRLQSDWQFQPQSYNIAQFIADFSDTGCDDYMPTSMVWLSGNQLFTRVKQGTVCNQHTETFGNLATVTAGEWHKIVIQAKWASDGTGFYKMWFDGTKVLEQYNLSTTVADDRYFQFRVGLYANGWHDSGSMQGSQGTRSIWFDEIGAGTTFADADPAQW from the coding sequence ATGAGAGCCAAGAACCTCGGTATCGCAGTGGGCGCCTCGCTGCTGGTCTTCGGTCTGGTCGCGGAAGCGGCCGTCATCTTCCACAACACGGGCACGCTGGCGGGTTGGAGCTCCACCAACCACGAGCACAACGGGTCGCTCCTCGAGGTCACGAACGTCACCTACGAGGGGCCCACCGCCATCAAGGCGACGCAGGTCTACGACGCGTCCTACACGGGCCGTTACCACTCGGAGGTGGTGAAGAACAACGTGTACCGCCGCGGCGACACGGGCTTCTACGGCTTCGCCTTCCGCTTGCAGTCGGACTGGCAGTTCCAGCCGCAGTCCTACAACATCGCGCAGTTCATCGCGGACTTCTCCGACACGGGCTGTGACGACTACATGCCCACCAGCATGGTCTGGCTTTCGGGCAACCAGCTCTTCACCCGCGTGAAGCAGGGCACCGTCTGCAACCAGCACACGGAGACGTTCGGCAACCTCGCCACCGTCACGGCCGGTGAGTGGCACAAGATTGTCATCCAGGCGAAGTGGGCGAGCGACGGCACCGGCTTCTACAAGATGTGGTTCGACGGGACGAAGGTGCTGGAGCAGTACAACCTGAGCACCACCGTCGCGGACGACCGGTACTTCCAGTTCCGCGTCGGCCTGTATGCCAATGGCTGGCACGACAGCGGGTCCATGCAGGGCAGCCAGGGGACGCGCAGCATCTGGTTCGACGAGATTGGCGCCGGCACGACGTTCGCCGACGCAGACCCCGCGCAGTGGTAG
- a CDS encoding PAS domain S-box protein produces the protein MMTAEARTEEHGLSDWARQFDAILWAADAATLHLTQVSPNAAGILGYPLEQWWTESDFLARHLHPEDRDTALALFHDGTLRRGERSGMFRFLTAAGRALPFLAKVLTLEHGESHAPELRCLMVRLERSTAASQDWEHSHSLLRATLESTADGLLVVDARGRIVDFNRQFVELWGIPEDVIATRDDKRAIACALTRLVDPAAFLAKVEALYATPEATSFDVLEFKDGRTIERYSQPQRLGARVVGRVWSFRDVTNRKRSERERDALLRKEHEARTRAEALAEQLEAGESRFRRIFESHVIGLVLSDNQGRVTHANDAFLRIVGYSREDLTEGRINFLAMTPPEFHAVTMRAVEEIEAHGVASTFEKEYVRKDGSRVPVLLGSVRLPEQDQNATFVLDLTERKAAEAERERFFRLAPDMFCIAGMDGFFKRVNPAFTRILGWSDEELRARPFLDFIHPEDRARTEETLASLARGESSTGISIRFACSHGGWTWLNWTAVPVPETGLIYASARDVTQQRKAREQLILAEQRLRTVINSGPLVLAVLDPEGRFVVSEGKGLERLGLVPGQVVGQSALRMYANEPHVLENLQRGLRGETFSSMVHTGGLTFEVFYQPVLDESGRLTSLSIASLDVTERVRVEAEREELIRQLMHERSILQAVLQQLPHSVYIAEAPSGKLFLANEQAELQIRGPAVPARNTDEYRAYPGFHADGRPYESTEWPLARAMATGVPVLSEAIHVIRGDGSHGIVEYSATPVRDAQGHITHGVVVGVDVTARQEAEQEREKLLEELKLAVSARDEFLGIASHELKTPLTPLALKLEALARAAGAEPDSPVARRIAPHVEVMRRQVKRLAALVSDLLDVSNIRAGRLALTLKPQQCDLAALVRDVASRFDTEARRAGCEVHLHASAPVHGLWDSSRLEQVVTNLLANAVKYGPGHPVTLRVEALDGRARLTVSDRGIGIAPEDLQRIWGKFERAVSERHYGGLGLGLYISRQIVEALGGTVKAESAPGQGATFIVELPLEGGAACAG, from the coding sequence ATGATGACAGCCGAGGCCAGGACCGAAGAGCACGGCCTCTCCGACTGGGCCCGGCAGTTCGATGCCATCCTCTGGGCCGCCGACGCGGCGACGCTCCACCTCACGCAGGTTAGCCCGAATGCCGCCGGCATTCTCGGCTATCCGCTGGAGCAGTGGTGGACCGAGTCGGACTTCCTCGCCAGGCACCTCCACCCCGAGGACCGCGACACCGCGCTGGCGCTCTTCCACGACGGCACGCTCCGCCGCGGAGAGCGCAGCGGCATGTTCCGGTTCCTGACGGCGGCCGGGCGGGCACTCCCCTTCCTCGCCAAGGTGCTCACGCTCGAGCACGGCGAGAGCCATGCGCCCGAGCTGCGCTGCCTGATGGTGCGCCTCGAGCGGAGCACCGCCGCCAGCCAGGACTGGGAGCACTCGCACTCCCTCCTGCGCGCCACGCTCGAGTCCACGGCGGATGGGCTCCTCGTCGTGGACGCGCGCGGGCGCATCGTCGACTTCAACAGGCAGTTCGTGGAGCTGTGGGGCATCCCGGAGGATGTCATCGCGACGCGCGACGACAAGCGGGCCATCGCGTGCGCGCTCACCCGGCTCGTCGACCCCGCCGCGTTCCTCGCGAAGGTGGAGGCGCTCTATGCGACGCCCGAGGCCACGAGCTTCGACGTCCTCGAGTTCAAGGACGGCAGGACGATTGAGCGCTACTCCCAGCCGCAACGGCTGGGCGCCCGGGTGGTTGGACGCGTCTGGAGCTTCCGCGACGTGACGAACCGCAAGCGCTCCGAGCGCGAGCGGGACGCGCTCTTGCGCAAGGAGCACGAGGCCCGGACGCGCGCGGAGGCGCTGGCAGAGCAGCTCGAGGCGGGCGAGTCACGCTTCCGCCGCATCTTCGAGTCCCACGTCATCGGGCTCGTGCTCAGCGACAACCAGGGCCGCGTCACTCATGCCAACGACGCCTTCCTTCGCATCGTGGGCTACAGCCGCGAGGACCTGACGGAGGGCCGCATCAACTTCCTGGCCATGACTCCGCCGGAGTTCCACGCGGTGACGATGCGGGCGGTGGAGGAAATCGAAGCCCACGGCGTGGCGAGCACCTTCGAGAAGGAATACGTGCGCAAGGACGGCAGTCGTGTGCCCGTCCTGCTGGGCAGCGTCCGCCTGCCCGAGCAGGACCAGAACGCCACCTTCGTGCTGGACCTGACCGAGCGCAAGGCGGCCGAAGCGGAGCGTGAGCGCTTCTTCCGCCTGGCGCCGGACATGTTCTGCATCGCCGGCATGGATGGCTTCTTCAAGCGGGTGAACCCGGCCTTCACGCGCATCCTGGGCTGGAGCGACGAGGAGCTCCGCGCCCGGCCCTTCCTGGACTTCATCCACCCGGAGGACCGCGCCAGGACAGAGGAGACGCTGGCCTCCCTCGCCCGGGGCGAGTCCAGCACCGGCATCTCCATCCGCTTCGCGTGCAGCCATGGTGGGTGGACGTGGCTCAACTGGACCGCTGTCCCCGTGCCGGAGACGGGCCTCATCTACGCGTCCGCGCGCGACGTCACCCAGCAACGCAAGGCCCGGGAGCAGCTCATCCTGGCGGAGCAGCGGCTGCGCACCGTCATCAACAGCGGGCCGCTGGTGCTCGCCGTGCTGGACCCCGAAGGCCGCTTCGTCGTGTCCGAGGGCAAGGGGCTCGAGCGCCTGGGGCTCGTCCCGGGCCAGGTGGTGGGACAGTCCGCCCTGCGGATGTACGCGAACGAGCCCCACGTGCTGGAGAACCTCCAGCGGGGACTCCGGGGAGAGACCTTCTCCTCCATGGTCCACACCGGCGGCCTCACCTTCGAGGTGTTCTACCAACCCGTCCTGGACGAGTCAGGCCGCCTCACCAGCCTCAGCATCGCGTCGCTGGACGTGACGGAGCGCGTCCGGGTGGAGGCCGAGCGGGAGGAGCTCATCCGCCAGTTGATGCACGAGCGGAGCATCCTCCAGGCCGTGCTGCAGCAACTCCCGCACTCCGTCTACATCGCCGAGGCGCCCAGCGGAAAACTCTTCCTGGCCAACGAGCAGGCGGAGCTCCAGATTCGTGGCCCCGCCGTGCCCGCCAGGAACACGGACGAGTACCGCGCCTATCCCGGCTTCCATGCCGATGGGCGTCCCTACGAGTCCACCGAGTGGCCCCTGGCACGCGCCATGGCCACCGGAGTACCCGTCCTGTCCGAGGCCATCCACGTCATCCGCGGCGACGGCAGCCATGGCATCGTCGAGTACAGCGCGACGCCCGTGAGAGATGCGCAGGGCCACATCACCCATGGCGTGGTGGTGGGCGTGGACGTCACCGCGCGCCAGGAGGCGGAGCAGGAGCGGGAGAAGCTCCTCGAGGAATTGAAGCTGGCGGTGAGCGCCCGCGACGAGTTCCTCGGCATCGCCAGCCATGAGCTCAAGACGCCGCTGACGCCCCTGGCCCTCAAGCTCGAGGCGCTCGCGCGCGCGGCCGGAGCCGAGCCGGACTCCCCCGTGGCCCGACGAATCGCTCCCCACGTGGAGGTCATGCGGCGGCAGGTGAAGCGACTGGCCGCGCTGGTGAGTGACCTTTTGGACGTGTCCAACATCCGCGCGGGCCGGCTGGCCCTCACGCTCAAGCCCCAGCAGTGCGACCTCGCGGCGCTGGTGCGCGACGTGGCCTCGCGCTTCGACACCGAGGCGAGGCGCGCGGGCTGCGAGGTCCACCTCCACGCGTCCGCGCCGGTGCATGGCCTCTGGGACAGCTCACGGCTGGAGCAGGTGGTGACGAACCTGCTGGCGAATGCCGTCAAGTACGGCCCCGGCCACCCGGTGACGCTGCGCGTGGAGGCGCTGGACGGACGCGCGAGGCTGACGGTCAGCGACCGGGGCATCGGCATCGCGCCGGAGGACCTCCAGCGCATCTGGGGCAAGTTCGAGCGCGCGGTGTCCGAGCGCCACTACGGAGGCCTGGGCCTGGGGCTCTACATCTCCCGACAGATTGTCGAGGCCCTGGGTGGCACGGTGAAGGCCGAGAGCGCACCCGGCCAGGGCGCCACGTTCATCGTCGAGCTCCCCCTGGAGGGCGGCGCGGCCTGTGCCGGGTGA
- a CDS encoding alpha/beta fold hydrolase → MRSLLLALSSMLTLTGCAAARRAPPPSGAAPRRQALGVRQPMTRVPVAGIGLAVHDSDPSGTKPAIVCLHAVAHGGGDFIPFEDAFSSRWRIITVDWPGHGYSDSDTVPTSAKRYAELFERLVTALGLDAFVLVGNSIGGAVAITYAAEHPDKVRALVLANPGGLDPGGLFAGIYISHLVGRFERGVRQEARFEAWFRDYYDGILVTPEAAGRKEAIVAAGYEMAPVLVDAWKSFATPEARLHSLLPRLTMPTLVTWARRDEVITWGRNHAAIERLPNARVVFFEAGHAPFLETPEAFNAELARFLDSLGSRAGGGAGDGSGGPG, encoded by the coding sequence ATGCGTTCCCTCCTCCTGGCTCTCTCTTCGATGCTCACCCTGACCGGCTGTGCGGCGGCGCGGCGTGCTCCGCCGCCCTCGGGAGCCGCACCGCGCCGGCAGGCGTTGGGCGTGCGCCAGCCCATGACGCGTGTGCCCGTGGCGGGCATCGGTCTGGCGGTGCATGACAGCGACCCTTCCGGCACGAAGCCCGCCATCGTCTGCCTGCATGCGGTGGCGCATGGCGGTGGCGACTTCATCCCGTTCGAGGATGCGTTCTCCTCGCGCTGGCGCATCATCACCGTCGACTGGCCGGGCCACGGTTACTCGGACTCGGACACGGTGCCGACGAGCGCGAAACGCTATGCGGAGCTGTTCGAGAGACTGGTGACGGCACTGGGTCTCGATGCCTTCGTGCTCGTCGGCAACTCCATCGGAGGCGCGGTCGCCATCACCTATGCCGCCGAGCACCCGGACAAGGTGCGGGCGCTCGTGCTCGCCAACCCTGGAGGGCTCGACCCGGGGGGCCTGTTCGCGGGCATCTATATCTCCCACCTGGTGGGCCGCTTCGAGCGCGGCGTGCGCCAGGAGGCACGGTTCGAGGCGTGGTTCCGCGACTACTACGACGGAATCCTCGTCACGCCAGAGGCTGCGGGACGCAAGGAGGCCATCGTCGCCGCCGGCTATGAGATGGCGCCCGTCCTCGTCGACGCATGGAAGAGCTTCGCCACTCCCGAGGCCCGGCTCCATTCGCTCCTGCCCCGACTCACCATGCCCACCCTCGTCACCTGGGCACGGCGCGACGAGGTCATCACCTGGGGCCGCAACCATGCGGCGATAGAGCGCCTGCCCAATGCCCGGGTCGTCTTCTTCGAGGCGGGCCACGCGCCCTTCCTCGAAACCCCCGAGGCCTTCAACGCCGAGCTCGCCCGGTTCCTGGATTCGCTCGGGAGCCGAGCCGGCGGCGGCGCCGGAGACGGCTCAGGTGGACCGGGGTGA
- a CDS encoding MotA/TolQ/ExbB proton channel family protein, producing the protein MNFTLTGLWGHMGPVAQLIVIAMAVMSMVSLLILAERSLVFRAARRNSRRFAAQMEKLLASGDFDAAAETRTEKDVGYLGRTIRAGLTAYNTSDADSREEAMESVARSLERQAQREVQSLKRGLGHLATVASTAPFVGLLGTTIGIVTAFQEMSAGNAGGIGTISTGISEALVTTAFGLLVAIPAVMGYNSLQGWVDARAVDLSEASNEFLDATARALKRSRLAAR; encoded by the coding sequence ATGAACTTCACTCTCACAGGCTTGTGGGGCCACATGGGCCCCGTCGCGCAGCTCATCGTCATTGCGATGGCGGTGATGTCGATGGTGTCGTTGCTCATCCTCGCGGAGCGCTCACTCGTGTTCCGGGCGGCGCGAAGGAACTCGCGCAGGTTCGCCGCGCAGATGGAGAAGCTGCTCGCCAGTGGAGACTTCGACGCCGCGGCGGAGACGCGGACGGAGAAGGACGTGGGCTACCTCGGCCGGACCATCCGCGCCGGATTGACTGCCTACAACACCTCCGACGCGGACAGCCGTGAGGAGGCCATGGAGTCGGTGGCGCGCAGCCTGGAGCGTCAGGCGCAGCGCGAGGTGCAGAGCCTCAAGCGCGGCCTGGGCCACCTGGCCACGGTGGCATCCACCGCTCCCTTCGTGGGCCTGCTCGGCACCACCATCGGCATCGTCACCGCGTTCCAGGAGATGAGCGCGGGGAACGCGGGCGGCATCGGCACCATCTCCACGGGCATCTCCGAGGCGCTGGTGACGACGGCCTTCGGCCTGCTCGTCGCCATCCCCGCGGTCATGGGCTACAACTCCCTGCAGGGCTGGGTGGACGCTCGCGCGGTGGACCTCTCCGAGGCCAGCAACGAGTTCCTCGACGCCACGGCCCGCGCCCTCAAGCGCTCCCGCCTCGCCGCGCGGTGA
- a CDS encoding MFS transporter yields the protein MSGQHEAATASGAIQSGGDGRIHLEAGAVRALPRSGGWVVATSMLGLMLGYSTYISYVFGVFVRPLGAEFGWNRPQIAFALTLCNWFVVALSPLAGFLLDRVGPRRMLLPSVVGLAGMLFALAFQPGSLPVFYALHLGLALAALGTLPAVYTRAIVGWFDARRGIALGIALAGVGLGGIVLPPALQGAIGALGWRGAYGALGGAMLVLVLPAAFRFFDDAASAPVSAAVPVPTHGVANLREAARTRTFWLLMGIFVLLGTMTLGISASLVPILTDFGLSPQGAAAMASSLGVGVLVGRVASGLLIDRLPARLVALACLLASSAGLAGLSRGGADTGPLIAVCLFLAGFGIGAEFDFMSWFVSRYLGLRAYGRIYGWTYAAFQLGCGLGPLLMALVRERSGGYGPGLLGLSAAAALAGLLFLAFPPLAQGTKREASK from the coding sequence ATGTCCGGACAGCATGAGGCCGCGACGGCGAGCGGAGCAATCCAATCCGGGGGCGACGGCCGGATTCATCTCGAGGCCGGGGCGGTTCGGGCGTTGCCGCGCTCCGGAGGGTGGGTCGTCGCGACGTCCATGCTCGGGCTGATGCTCGGCTACAGCACATACATCTCGTATGTGTTTGGCGTCTTCGTCCGGCCGCTCGGCGCCGAGTTCGGCTGGAACCGGCCCCAGATTGCGTTTGCCCTGACGCTCTGCAACTGGTTCGTCGTGGCCCTTTCGCCGCTCGCGGGCTTCCTGTTGGACAGGGTCGGCCCTCGCCGGATGCTGCTGCCGTCCGTCGTGGGGCTCGCGGGGATGTTGTTCGCGCTCGCGTTCCAGCCCGGCTCGCTGCCCGTCTTCTACGCGCTCCACCTTGGCCTGGCCCTGGCCGCGCTCGGCACGCTTCCCGCCGTCTACACGCGCGCCATCGTCGGCTGGTTCGACGCGCGCCGTGGCATCGCGCTCGGCATCGCGCTGGCGGGCGTGGGGCTGGGCGGCATCGTGCTGCCTCCCGCGCTGCAGGGGGCCATCGGCGCGCTCGGCTGGCGTGGCGCGTACGGCGCGCTCGGTGGGGCGATGCTCGTCCTCGTGCTGCCCGCGGCGTTCCGCTTCTTCGACGACGCGGCCTCGGCCCCCGTCAGCGCCGCCGTGCCCGTGCCGACCCATGGCGTCGCCAACCTGCGCGAGGCGGCTCGCACGCGGACGTTCTGGTTGTTGATGGGCATCTTCGTCCTGCTGGGGACGATGACCCTGGGCATCTCCGCCAGCCTGGTGCCGATTCTCACGGACTTCGGCCTGTCGCCGCAGGGCGCCGCGGCCATGGCCTCGTCGCTGGGCGTTGGCGTGCTCGTGGGGCGCGTCGCCTCGGGCCTGTTGATTGACCGGCTGCCGGCCCGACTCGTGGCGCTGGCGTGCCTGCTGGCGTCCAGCGCGGGCCTCGCGGGCCTGTCCCGGGGAGGCGCGGACACCGGGCCGCTCATCGCGGTGTGCCTCTTCCTCGCGGGCTTCGGCATCGGCGCCGAGTTCGACTTCATGAGCTGGTTCGTGAGCCGGTATCTCGGCCTGCGCGCGTATGGCCGCATCTATGGCTGGACGTATGCGGCCTTCCAGCTCGGCTGCGGCCTCGGCCCGCTGCTCATGGCCCTCGTCCGCGAGCGCTCCGGCGGCTATGGCCCGGGGCTGCTGGGCCTGAGCGCGGCGGCGGCGCTCGCGGGGCTGCTGTTCCTGGCGTTCCCCCCGCTGGCGCAGGGCACGAAGCGGGAGGCCTCGAAGTAG
- a CDS encoding glycoside hydrolase family 15 protein: protein MDLYSAAKRMARPFRFTNPASYREISLAGRGVIGDGSSCALVRPDGVIDWLCFPRFDSPSIFAGILDDEKGGITGITPVVWPFESLQRYDPDTNVLETMFRFEHKGVIRIIDYMPWTNDPRSAVHEVHRRIECLEGAVELNVVFDPRFGYGASETRVDREEHGLVARGAGGERLVAVLSGEAEWRPCRELHGHPCRGDSGLQARIRMRAGERRWMILSWDSDRPEPLAAYRPFDHLRDTRQAWREWAQQLHYEGPWRHHVLRSALVLKLLMYGPTGAMVAAPTTSLPEWMGGPRNWDYRFSWVRDSAMAVRATNLLGFLGESREFFYFVRDTLQRGDTLQVMYTLDGGPVPSELELPHLAGFQGSRPVRIGNGAKDQFQFDTAGALLDAAYLYERFGGRLPLRTWRLLRKVIQTTARRWREPDHGIWEPRREMRHNVHSKLMGWLALRRGQHLSRLFGETSLEQSCTELADIIRTDILRNGVDPARRHFVSAYGGNEPDAALLLLPIVGCFRARDPYILRTIDWLRGELGAGPFLRRYRMDDGVGGPEGGFILCGFWLVEALALAGRIEEAEDVFVAHAEASNHLGLLAEEIHPLTREQLGNFPQAFSHLGLISAAARIDRALRLRDEGQSEPPHLLEPEPPAIE, encoded by the coding sequence ATGGACCTCTACAGCGCCGCCAAGCGGATGGCCCGTCCCTTCCGGTTCACCAACCCCGCCTCCTACCGGGAAATCTCCCTGGCCGGCCGCGGGGTGATTGGCGACGGCAGCTCCTGCGCTCTCGTCCGGCCGGATGGTGTCATCGACTGGCTCTGCTTCCCCCGCTTCGACAGCCCGAGCATCTTCGCGGGCATCCTCGACGACGAGAAGGGCGGCATCACCGGCATCACCCCCGTCGTGTGGCCCTTCGAGAGCCTCCAGCGCTACGACCCGGACACCAACGTGCTGGAGACGATGTTCCGCTTCGAGCACAAAGGCGTCATCCGCATCATCGACTACATGCCGTGGACCAACGACCCGCGCTCCGCGGTCCACGAGGTGCACCGGCGCATCGAGTGCCTCGAAGGCGCGGTGGAGCTCAACGTCGTCTTCGACCCGCGCTTCGGCTACGGCGCCTCGGAGACGCGGGTGGACCGGGAGGAGCACGGCCTCGTCGCACGCGGAGCAGGGGGCGAGCGGCTGGTCGCCGTGCTCAGCGGGGAGGCGGAGTGGCGGCCCTGCCGCGAGCTCCACGGGCACCCCTGCCGGGGCGACTCGGGCCTCCAGGCGCGCATCCGGATGAGAGCAGGCGAGCGGCGCTGGATGATTCTGTCGTGGGACTCGGACCGCCCCGAGCCGCTCGCCGCGTACCGGCCCTTCGACCACCTCCGGGACACGCGACAGGCCTGGCGTGAGTGGGCGCAGCAGCTCCACTACGAGGGGCCGTGGCGGCACCACGTGCTGCGCTCCGCGCTGGTGCTGAAGCTGCTGATGTACGGCCCCACCGGCGCCATGGTGGCCGCGCCCACCACGTCGCTCCCCGAGTGGATGGGTGGGCCTCGCAACTGGGACTACCGCTTCAGCTGGGTGCGCGACTCGGCGATGGCGGTGCGGGCCACCAACCTCCTCGGCTTCCTGGGCGAGTCGCGCGAGTTCTTCTACTTCGTGCGCGACACGCTGCAGCGCGGTGACACGCTCCAGGTGATGTACACGCTGGACGGAGGGCCCGTGCCGTCGGAGTTGGAGCTGCCCCACCTCGCGGGCTTCCAGGGCTCGCGGCCGGTGCGGATTGGCAACGGGGCGAAAGACCAGTTCCAGTTCGACACCGCGGGCGCGCTGCTGGACGCGGCGTACCTCTATGAGCGCTTCGGCGGCCGGCTGCCGCTGCGCACCTGGCGGCTCTTGCGCAAGGTCATCCAGACCACCGCGCGCCGCTGGCGCGAGCCCGACCATGGCATCTGGGAGCCTCGCCGGGAGATGCGCCACAACGTCCACTCGAAGCTCATGGGCTGGCTGGCCTTGCGCCGGGGGCAGCACCTGTCACGGCTCTTCGGCGAGACGTCGCTGGAGCAGTCCTGCACGGAGCTGGCGGACATCATCCGCACGGACATCCTGCGCAACGGCGTGGACCCGGCGCGGAGGCACTTCGTCAGCGCGTACGGGGGGAACGAGCCGGACGCCGCGCTGCTCCTGCTCCCCATCGTCGGGTGCTTCCGGGCGAGGGACCCGTACATCCTGCGGACCATCGACTGGCTGCGTGGCGAATTGGGCGCGGGACCATTCCTCCGGAGGTACCGGATGGATGACGGGGTCGGTGGGCCGGAGGGTGGATTCATCCTGTGTGGCTTCTGGCTGGTCGAGGCGCTGGCGCTGGCGGGCCGCATCGAGGAGGCCGAGGACGTCTTCGTCGCGCACGCCGAGGCGTCCAACCACCTGGGCCTGCTGGCGGAGGAAATCCATCCGCTGACCCGCGAGCAGCTGGGCAACTTCCCGCAGGCCTTCAGTCACCTCGGCCTCATCAGCGCCGCCGCGCGCATCGACCGCGCGCTCCGGCTGCGAGACGAGGGGCAGTCGGAGCCGCCCCACCTGCTCGAGCCGGAGCCGCCGGCCATCGAATAG